In Streptomyces nojiriensis, one genomic interval encodes:
- a CDS encoding NUDIX domain-containing protein, with the protein MPAHLKDSHCSTCGAPYSSPAWPRTCAACGATAYRNPLPVAVTLLPVEDADGTGLVVITRTIEPALGGVALPGGFIDFGEDWRDAVVRELFEETGITAPASEVVLADALSSPAGHLLLFGLLPVRPAADLPDSKPTDETTGWHILRTPSALAFPLHTQAAASWFAGKYA; encoded by the coding sequence ATGCCGGCACACCTGAAGGACTCGCACTGCTCCACCTGCGGAGCCCCGTACTCCAGCCCCGCGTGGCCCCGCACCTGCGCGGCATGCGGGGCGACCGCCTACCGCAATCCGCTCCCCGTGGCCGTCACCCTCCTCCCCGTCGAGGACGCGGACGGCACCGGCCTCGTGGTCATCACCCGCACCATCGAACCCGCCCTCGGCGGCGTCGCCCTGCCCGGCGGCTTCATCGACTTCGGCGAGGACTGGCGCGACGCGGTCGTCCGCGAACTCTTCGAGGAGACCGGCATCACGGCCCCGGCCTCGGAGGTCGTCCTGGCCGACGCCCTGAGCTCCCCGGCGGGCCACCTCCTGCTCTTCGGGCTCCTCCCGGTCCGCCCGGCCGCGGACCTCCCCGACTCGAAGCCGACGGACGAGACCACGGGCTGGCACATCCTGCGCACCCCCTCGGCGCTGGCCTTCCCCCTGCACACCCAGGCGGCGGCCTCCTGGTTCGCGGGCAAGTACGCCTGA
- a CDS encoding PTS sugar transporter subunit IIA encodes MTSVTSPLAGRAIGLAAVPDPVFSGAMVGPGTAIDPVREPSEAVSPVDGVVVSLHPHAYVVVDGEGHGVLTHLGIDTVQLNGEGFELLVNKGDTVTRGQAVIRWNPAAVEAAGKSPICPVVALEATAESLSDVVESGDVKADDALFSWQ; translated from the coding sequence ATGACCAGCGTGACGTCCCCACTTGCCGGGCGCGCCATCGGACTCGCGGCAGTGCCCGATCCGGTGTTCTCCGGCGCGATGGTGGGACCGGGCACCGCTATTGATCCCGTGCGCGAGCCGTCGGAGGCGGTGTCCCCCGTCGATGGTGTGGTCGTCTCCCTGCACCCGCACGCGTACGTGGTCGTCGACGGCGAGGGCCACGGTGTACTCACGCACCTCGGCATCGACACGGTTCAGCTCAACGGCGAGGGCTTCGAGCTCCTCGTGAACAAGGGCGACACCGTGACCCGCGGCCAGGCCGTCATCCGCTGGAACCCCGCCGCCGTCGAGGCGGCCGGCAAGTCGCCGATCTGCCCCGTCGTGGCGCTCGAAGCGACGGCCGAATCCCTCTCCGACGTCGTCGAATCCGGCGACGTGAAGGCTGACGACGCTCTCTTCAGCTGGCAGTGA
- the ptsP gene encoding phosphoenolpyruvate--protein phosphotransferase produces the protein METTLRGVGVSHGVAIGEVRHMGTAVLEPPARQITADEAAREQGRARQAVSAVAADLIARGQLAGGEAQHVLEAQAMIAEDPELMADVDRRIAVGSTAERGVYDAFASYRDLLAGAGEYMAGRVADLDDVRNRIVARLLGVPMPGVPDSDEPYVLIARDLAPADTALLDPALVLGFVTEEGGPTSHSAILARALGVPAIVALPGAGEIAEGTVIAVDGSTGDLFVEPSPQKRAELEAAAAERKAALAASSGPGATSDGHKVPLLANVGGPADVPAAVEAGAEGVGLFRTEFLFLDDSKKAPSEEKQIESYRKVLEAFPEGRVVVRVLDAGADKPLDFLTPGDEPNPALGVRGLRSLLDHPDVLRTQLTALAKAAEGLPVYLEVMAPMVADRIDAKAFADACREAGLKAKFGAMVEIPSAALRARSILQEVEFLSLGTNDLAQYAFAADRQVGAVSRLQDPWQPALLDLIAMSADAAKAEGKSCGVCGEAASDPLLACVLTGLGVTSLSMGAASIPYVRATLAKYTLAQCERAAAAARAADSAEEARVAAQAVLSGE, from the coding sequence ATGGAGACAACGCTGCGAGGCGTCGGCGTGAGCCACGGGGTGGCGATCGGCGAGGTGCGGCACATGGGCACGGCGGTGCTGGAGCCGCCGGCCAGGCAGATCACCGCGGATGAGGCGGCGCGCGAACAGGGGCGCGCCCGTCAGGCCGTGAGTGCCGTGGCGGCCGATCTGATCGCGCGTGGCCAGCTGGCCGGTGGCGAGGCCCAGCACGTGCTCGAAGCCCAGGCGATGATCGCCGAGGACCCCGAGCTGATGGCGGACGTCGACCGGCGGATCGCCGTCGGCAGCACCGCGGAGCGCGGTGTCTACGACGCGTTCGCCTCGTACCGCGACCTGCTCGCGGGGGCCGGCGAGTACATGGCCGGCCGGGTGGCCGACCTGGACGACGTACGCAACCGCATCGTGGCGCGGCTGCTGGGCGTGCCGATGCCGGGCGTGCCCGACAGCGACGAGCCGTACGTGCTGATCGCGCGGGACCTGGCTCCCGCCGACACGGCGCTGCTCGACCCGGCGCTGGTCCTCGGTTTCGTGACCGAGGAGGGCGGGCCGACCAGCCACAGCGCGATCCTCGCGCGGGCGCTGGGCGTGCCGGCGATCGTGGCGCTGCCGGGTGCCGGTGAGATCGCCGAGGGCACCGTGATCGCGGTGGACGGCAGCACGGGTGACCTGTTCGTGGAGCCGTCGCCGCAGAAGCGGGCCGAGCTGGAGGCCGCGGCCGCCGAGCGGAAGGCTGCCCTGGCCGCTTCGTCCGGTCCGGGTGCGACCTCCGACGGTCACAAGGTGCCGCTGCTGGCCAATGTCGGCGGTCCTGCGGACGTGCCGGCCGCCGTCGAGGCGGGGGCGGAGGGTGTGGGTCTGTTCCGCACCGAGTTCCTGTTCCTGGACGACAGCAAGAAGGCGCCGTCCGAGGAGAAGCAGATCGAGTCCTACCGCAAGGTGCTCGAAGCCTTCCCCGAGGGCCGGGTCGTCGTGCGGGTGCTCGATGCGGGCGCGGACAAGCCGCTGGACTTCCTGACGCCGGGCGACGAGCCCAACCCGGCGCTGGGTGTGCGGGGGCTGCGCTCGCTGCTGGACCACCCGGACGTGCTGCGTACGCAGCTCACCGCGCTGGCCAAGGCGGCCGAGGGGCTGCCGGTCTACCTCGAGGTCATGGCGCCGATGGTCGCCGACCGGATCGACGCCAAGGCTTTCGCGGACGCCTGCCGGGAGGCAGGTCTGAAGGCGAAGTTCGGCGCGATGGTGGAGATCCCCTCCGCCGCGCTGCGGGCGCGCTCCATCCTTCAGGAAGTCGAGTTCCTGTCGCTGGGCACGAACGACCTGGCCCAGTACGCCTTCGCCGCCGACCGTCAGGTCGGCGCCGTCTCGCGGCTCCAGGACCCGTGGCAGCCGGCGCTGCTCGACCTGATCGCCATGTCGGCGGATGCCGCCAAGGCGGAGGGCAAGAGCTGCGGTGTCTGTGGCGAGGCCGCTTCCGATCCGCTGCTGGCCTGTGTGCTGACCGGTCTGGGTGTCACCTCTCTTTCGATGGGTGCCGCTTCGATCCCTTATGTGCGGGCGACGCTCGCCAAGTACACGCTGGCCCAGTGCGAGCGTGCCGCGGCGGCGGCCCGTGCGGCGGACAGTGCCGAGGAGGCCCGTGTGGCCGCGCAGGCGGTGCTGTCCGGCGAGTAG
- a CDS encoding SRPBCC family protein produces MVDILHRVGITATPEKVYEALTTVEGLAAWWTTDTSGSADGVLEFRFGEVGGFDMKVLELRPNARVLWEVVDGPAEWVGTTVSFDLTQEGEWTILMFAHAGWREPVDFMNHCSTKWAIFLMSLKSLVETGSGAPHPRDVQISNWH; encoded by the coding sequence ATGGTGGACATCCTGCACCGGGTAGGCATCACGGCGACCCCGGAGAAGGTGTACGAAGCGCTCACCACGGTCGAGGGCCTGGCCGCGTGGTGGACGACCGACACGAGCGGGAGCGCCGACGGAGTCCTGGAGTTCCGGTTCGGCGAGGTCGGCGGCTTCGACATGAAGGTGCTCGAACTGCGGCCGAACGCACGGGTGCTGTGGGAGGTCGTCGACGGTCCGGCCGAGTGGGTCGGGACCACGGTGAGCTTCGACCTGACCCAGGAGGGCGAGTGGACGATCCTCATGTTCGCCCACGCGGGCTGGCGCGAACCGGTCGATTTCATGAACCACTGCAGCACCAAGTGGGCGATCTTCCTGATGAGCCTGAAGTCCCTGGTGGAGACGGGCTCGGGCGCGCCGCACCCGCGCGACGTGCAGATCAGCAACTGGCACTGA
- a CDS encoding acetoacetate--CoA ligase, with amino-acid sequence MTSATQPEPLWAPGPDRIAAARITAFQAWAAERHGAPSDGGYPALHRWSVDELDTFWQAVAEWFDVRFTTPYASVLADRSMPGAQWFTGATLNYAEHALRAAEDPARAADPALLYVDETHEPVPVTWAELRRQVGSLAAELRALGVRPGDRISGYLPNIPEAAVALLATAAVGGVWTSCAPDFGARSVLDRFQQVEPVVLFTVDGYRYGGKEHDRRDTVAELRADLPSLRAVVHIPLLGTPAPEGALEWSALTSGDTEPVFEPVPFDHPLWVLYSSGTTGLPKAIVQSQGGILLEHLKQLGLHCDLGPEDRFFWYTSTGWMMWNFLISGLLTGTTVVLYDGSPGYPDTGAQWRIAERTKATLYGTSAAYVMACRKAEVHPARDFDLSAVKCVATTGSPLPPDGFRWLHDEVAEDLWIASVSGGTDMCSCFAGAVPTLPVHIGELQAACLGTDLQAWDPSGKPVTGEVGELVVTNPMPSMPIHFWNDPDGSRYRDSYFEMFPGVWRHGDWITITDHGSVIIHGRSDSTLNRQGVRMGSADIYEAVERLPEIKESLVIGLEEPNGGYWMPLFVHLVPGATLDDGLRARIKATIREELSPRHVPDEIIEVPGIPHTLTGKRIEVPVKRLLQGAPLAKAVNPGSVDNLDLLHFYEELARTRG; translated from the coding sequence ATGACCTCAGCCACGCAGCCGGAACCCCTCTGGGCGCCGGGCCCCGACCGGATCGCCGCGGCCCGGATCACCGCCTTCCAGGCCTGGGCCGCCGAGCGCCACGGAGCCCCCTCCGACGGCGGCTACCCCGCCCTGCACCGCTGGTCCGTCGACGAGCTCGACACCTTCTGGCAGGCCGTCGCCGAGTGGTTCGACGTCCGCTTCACCACCCCGTACGCATCGGTCCTCGCCGACCGCTCCATGCCCGGCGCGCAGTGGTTCACCGGAGCCACCCTCAACTACGCCGAGCACGCCCTGCGCGCCGCAGAGGACCCGGCCCGCGCCGCCGACCCCGCCCTGCTGTACGTCGACGAGACCCACGAGCCCGTCCCCGTCACCTGGGCCGAGCTCCGCCGCCAGGTCGGCTCGCTCGCGGCCGAACTGCGCGCCCTCGGCGTACGCCCCGGCGACCGGATCAGCGGCTACCTCCCCAACATCCCCGAGGCCGCCGTCGCCCTCCTCGCCACCGCCGCCGTCGGCGGGGTCTGGACCTCCTGCGCCCCCGACTTCGGAGCCCGCAGCGTCCTCGACCGCTTCCAGCAGGTCGAGCCCGTCGTCCTGTTCACCGTGGACGGCTACCGCTACGGCGGCAAGGAGCACGACCGCCGGGACACCGTCGCCGAGCTCCGCGCGGACCTCCCGTCCCTGCGCGCCGTCGTCCACATCCCGCTCCTCGGCACGCCCGCTCCCGAAGGCGCCCTCGAATGGTCCGCCCTGACCTCGGGCGACACCGAGCCCGTCTTCGAGCCGGTCCCCTTCGACCACCCCCTCTGGGTGCTGTACTCCTCCGGTACGACCGGCCTCCCCAAAGCCATCGTCCAGTCCCAGGGCGGCATCCTCCTCGAACACCTCAAGCAGCTCGGCCTGCACTGCGACCTCGGCCCCGAGGACCGGTTCTTCTGGTACACCTCCACCGGCTGGATGATGTGGAACTTCCTCATCTCCGGCCTGCTCACGGGCACCACCGTCGTGCTCTACGACGGCAGCCCCGGCTACCCCGACACGGGCGCCCAGTGGCGCATCGCCGAGCGGACGAAGGCCACCCTCTACGGCACGTCCGCCGCCTACGTCATGGCCTGCCGCAAGGCCGAGGTCCACCCGGCCCGCGACTTCGACCTCTCCGCCGTGAAGTGCGTGGCCACCACCGGCTCCCCGCTCCCGCCCGACGGCTTCCGCTGGCTCCACGACGAGGTCGCCGAAGACCTCTGGATCGCCTCCGTCAGCGGCGGCACCGACATGTGCAGCTGCTTCGCCGGCGCCGTTCCCACCCTCCCGGTGCACATCGGCGAACTCCAGGCCGCCTGCCTCGGCACGGACCTCCAGGCCTGGGACCCCTCCGGCAAGCCCGTCACCGGCGAGGTCGGCGAGCTCGTGGTCACCAACCCCATGCCGTCCATGCCGATCCACTTCTGGAACGACCCCGACGGCAGCCGCTACCGCGACAGCTACTTCGAGATGTTCCCGGGCGTCTGGCGCCACGGCGACTGGATCACCATCACCGACCACGGCTCGGTGATCATCCACGGCCGCTCCGACTCCACGCTCAACCGCCAGGGCGTCCGGATGGGCTCCGCCGACATCTACGAGGCCGTCGAACGCCTCCCCGAGATCAAGGAATCCCTGGTCATCGGCCTGGAGGAGCCGAACGGCGGCTACTGGATGCCGCTCTTCGTCCACCTCGTCCCCGGCGCGACCCTCGACGACGGCCTCCGCGCCCGGATCAAGGCGACGATCCGCGAGGAACTCTCCCCGCGCCACGTCCCCGACGAGATCATCGAGGTCCCGGGCATCCCGCACACCCTCACCGGCAAGCGCATCGAGGTCCCGGTCAAGCGCCTCCTGCAGGGCGCACCCCTGGCCAAGGCGGTCAACCCGGGCTCCGTCGACAACCTCGACCTCCTCCACTTCTACGAGGAGCTGGCCCGCACCCGCGGCTGA
- a CDS encoding DUF962 domain-containing protein: MTFTSYEEFWPYYVAMHSRAATRWIHLTGTLTGLAVTAYGLARGRRRYLAALPLIGYGTAWPAHFLIEGNNPATFGHPGWSLRGDAQMIRMMLAGRDAELGEIAQKWLAENPCQGRPPVADS, translated from the coding sequence ATGACTTTCACCTCGTACGAGGAATTCTGGCCGTACTACGTCGCGATGCACTCGCGCGCCGCCACCCGCTGGATCCATCTCACCGGCACGCTCACCGGCCTGGCCGTGACCGCCTACGGGCTGGCGCGCGGCCGCAGGCGTTACCTCGCCGCCCTCCCCCTGATCGGGTACGGGACCGCCTGGCCCGCGCACTTCCTGATCGAGGGGAACAACCCGGCCACCTTCGGCCATCCCGGATGGTCGCTGCGCGGGGACGCGCAGATGATCCGGATGATGCTGGCCGGGCGCGACGCTGAGCTGGGCGAGATCGCGCAGAAGTGGCTTGCCGAGAACCCGTGTCAGGGCCGTCCGCCCGTGGCAGACTCCTGA
- a CDS encoding lipid-transfer protein, whose protein sequence is MSADIAVLGAGMHPWGKWGRSFVEYGRAAARAALADAGLDWTQVQSIVGADTVRSGYPGYVAGATFARALGWQGARVTSVYAACASGAQAIGAARAQILAGLADVVLVVGADAAPKGFFAPAGGERPDDPDWLRFRVLGATNPAYFALYARRRMALHGDTLEDFAQVKVKNAAAGLLNPHARYRRKVTADDVAASAVVADPLRLLDICATSDGGAALVLTSMDFARAHGVADPVRIRAVSTVTPTYPRTVPDLPDIATDSAVAVAPAAGSFRSSIARAAYEEAGLGPDDLSLAEVYDLSTALELEWYEDIGLCGEGEGAKLVREGATALGGRIPVNTSGGLASFGEAVPAQAIAQVCELTWQLRGTAGERQVPGARAGITANQGLFGHGSAVVAVR, encoded by the coding sequence GTGAGCGCCGACATCGCCGTCCTCGGGGCCGGTATGCACCCCTGGGGCAAATGGGGCCGCAGTTTCGTCGAGTACGGGCGGGCCGCCGCGCGGGCGGCGCTGGCCGACGCCGGACTGGACTGGACGCAGGTGCAGTCGATCGTCGGCGCCGACACCGTGCGCTCCGGCTACCCGGGCTACGTGGCGGGCGCCACCTTCGCCCGGGCGCTCGGCTGGCAGGGCGCACGGGTGACCAGCGTGTACGCGGCCTGCGCGTCCGGCGCCCAGGCGATCGGAGCCGCCCGCGCGCAGATCCTGGCCGGTCTGGCCGACGTGGTGCTCGTGGTCGGCGCGGACGCCGCGCCCAAGGGGTTCTTCGCACCGGCGGGCGGTGAGCGGCCCGACGATCCGGACTGGCTGCGGTTCCGCGTGCTCGGCGCCACCAACCCGGCCTACTTCGCGCTCTACGCCCGGCGCCGGATGGCCCTCCACGGGGACACGCTGGAGGACTTCGCCCAGGTCAAGGTGAAGAACGCGGCGGCCGGGCTGCTCAATCCGCACGCCCGCTACCGCAGGAAGGTCACCGCCGACGACGTCGCGGCCTCGGCGGTGGTCGCCGATCCGCTCCGGCTGCTCGACATCTGCGCCACCTCCGACGGGGGCGCGGCCCTGGTGCTCACCAGCATGGACTTCGCCCGTGCGCACGGGGTGGCCGATCCGGTACGGATCCGGGCCGTCTCGACGGTGACGCCCACCTATCCGCGGACGGTGCCGGACCTGCCGGACATCGCCACCGACTCGGCGGTGGCCGTGGCGCCGGCGGCCGGTTCCTTCAGGTCCTCGATCGCGCGCGCCGCCTACGAGGAGGCGGGGCTCGGTCCGGACGACCTCTCGCTCGCCGAGGTGTACGACCTGTCCACCGCCCTGGAGCTGGAGTGGTACGAGGACATCGGGCTGTGCGGGGAGGGTGAGGGGGCCAAGCTCGTGCGGGAGGGGGCGACGGCGCTGGGCGGTCGGATCCCGGTCAACACCAGTGGCGGGCTGGCCTCCTTCGGGGAGGCGGTGCCGGCGCAGGCGATCGCCCAGGTGTGCGAGCTGACCTGGCAGTTGCGCGGTACGGCCGGGGAGCGGCAGGTGCCCGGTGCGCGCGCCGGGATCACGGCGAACCAGGGGCTGTTCGGGCACGGGTCGGCCGTCGTCGCCGTGCGTTGA
- a CDS encoding SRPBCC domain-containing protein — translation METAMEYGSIERELHIDASPEVVFEVLSSPEHIREWWSAETTAFEPAAGATARLTWTDQDTGREQSAPFTVVEADPPRTFSFRWTYDETETEAAGPGNSLLVTFELVPAGTGTTVRFRESGFRERGWEAAVLEAHYDDHRQGWDFYLPRLVATADRLAAAR, via the coding sequence ATGGAGACGGCCATGGAGTACGGGAGCATCGAGCGCGAGCTGCACATCGACGCCTCGCCCGAGGTGGTGTTCGAAGTGCTCAGCAGCCCCGAGCACATCCGGGAGTGGTGGAGCGCCGAGACCACCGCGTTCGAGCCGGCCGCGGGCGCGACGGCCCGTCTCACGTGGACGGATCAGGACACCGGTCGGGAGCAGTCCGCGCCGTTCACGGTCGTCGAGGCCGACCCGCCGCGGACGTTCTCGTTCCGGTGGACCTACGACGAGACGGAGACGGAGGCGGCCGGTCCGGGCAACTCGCTGCTGGTGACCTTCGAACTCGTCCCCGCCGGGACGGGAACCACGGTCCGCTTCCGCGAGAGCGGCTTCCGCGAGCGGGGCTGGGAGGCCGCCGTGCTCGAAGCCCACTACGACGACCACCGGCAGGGCTGGGACTTCTACCTGCCGCGCCTGGTCGCGACGGCCGACCGGCTGGCGGCCGCGCGATGA
- a CDS encoding glycoside hydrolase family 31 protein produces the protein MNGRDLVRAVKDIGTERGRRAWRSAWRHRRSDAVGLPRRGAERARVPGLLTGTEARPGGGVLRFARSELLVRVMVGGAVFWSWDGAGPTPSYAVVGTGPEPDPRAVLEPDTGGGWRVVSERVTVAVSRHGALEVRTPGGTVLRREAPPRWWEPVDPRMGAARWLQRSEVPADARFFGLGGRAAGPRLRDGAYRLWNTDPKGGFGPGADPLYLTMPVQLVVADAGTHLVFHDNSWDGRVVLREGEEGAGSGADRPGASELRMEGGPLRCWVLVGTPARVLQGWSGLTGAAAVPPEWALGYQHARWGFGSAEEVRRVVAGYASRGLALSAVHLDIDHYDGHRVFTVDEERFPDLPGLSRELGELGVRLVSIVDPAVKAGDGVHASGLTVGAGGAFVRDARGGEVRGEVWPGECAYPDFTDPAVREWWGGLYEERLAQGFAGFWHDMNEPVSFAPFGDTTLPRSARHALDGAGGDHREGHNVYALGMARAGWEGLVRLRPAERPFLFSRSGWAGMQRYGGTWSGDVESSWEGLRASLALVLGLGLCGVPYSGPDVGGFGGSPSPELYVRWLQLGSYLPLFRTHSAIWAGRREPWEFGPEVAEQARAVMAERERLRPYFVTLAHLARRTGAPYVRPVWWGTPEERRLRDCEDAFLLGDALLVAPVLECGADRRAVRLPRGRWYDTATGAAYEGPGQILLDAPQGRIPVLARAGAVLPVRAASGDGVELEVWAPARGRTGGGVVIRDPGPGFGAGEVERYTVRWLGDAVVVEDEAGNPVEGVTVRGL, from the coding sequence ATGAACGGTCGTGATCTGGTACGTGCGGTGAAAGACATCGGTACGGAGCGCGGTCGGCGCGCCTGGCGCTCGGCCTGGCGCCACCGGCGCTCGGACGCGGTGGGGCTTCCGCGCCGGGGCGCGGAGCGGGCGCGCGTTCCAGGGCTGCTGACCGGTACGGAGGCCCGGCCGGGTGGGGGCGTGCTGCGGTTCGCGCGCTCCGAGCTGCTGGTACGGGTGATGGTGGGCGGCGCGGTGTTCTGGAGCTGGGACGGGGCCGGGCCGACGCCGTCGTACGCGGTGGTGGGCACCGGCCCCGAGCCGGATCCGCGGGCCGTGCTGGAGCCGGACACCGGGGGTGGCTGGCGGGTGGTGTCGGAGCGGGTGACGGTGGCGGTGTCCCGGCACGGGGCGCTGGAGGTGCGTACGCCGGGCGGGACGGTGCTGCGGCGGGAGGCGCCGCCGCGGTGGTGGGAGCCGGTGGATCCGCGGATGGGTGCGGCGCGGTGGCTGCAGCGGAGCGAGGTGCCGGCGGACGCGCGGTTCTTCGGGCTGGGCGGGCGGGCCGCGGGGCCGCGGCTGCGGGACGGGGCGTACCGGCTGTGGAACACGGATCCGAAAGGGGGCTTCGGGCCGGGGGCCGATCCGCTGTACCTGACGATGCCGGTGCAGCTGGTGGTGGCGGACGCGGGGACGCATCTGGTGTTCCACGACAACTCGTGGGACGGGCGGGTGGTGCTGCGCGAGGGCGAGGAGGGCGCCGGGTCGGGGGCGGACCGGCCCGGGGCGAGCGAGCTGCGGATGGAGGGCGGGCCGCTGCGGTGCTGGGTACTGGTGGGGACGCCGGCGCGGGTGTTGCAGGGGTGGTCGGGGCTGACGGGCGCGGCCGCGGTGCCGCCGGAGTGGGCGCTGGGGTACCAGCACGCGCGGTGGGGGTTCGGGAGCGCGGAAGAGGTGCGTCGGGTGGTTGCGGGGTACGCGTCGCGCGGGCTCGCCCTGTCGGCCGTACACCTGGACATCGACCACTACGACGGGCACCGGGTGTTCACGGTGGACGAGGAGCGGTTCCCCGATCTGCCCGGTCTGTCGCGCGAGTTGGGAGAGCTGGGGGTGCGGCTCGTGTCGATCGTGGACCCGGCGGTGAAGGCGGGCGACGGGGTGCACGCGTCGGGGCTGACGGTGGGGGCGGGCGGGGCCTTCGTGCGGGACGCGCGGGGCGGGGAGGTGCGCGGGGAGGTCTGGCCGGGCGAGTGCGCGTACCCGGATTTCACGGATCCGGCGGTGCGGGAGTGGTGGGGCGGGCTGTACGAGGAGCGGCTCGCGCAGGGCTTCGCCGGTTTCTGGCACGACATGAACGAGCCGGTGTCCTTCGCTCCGTTCGGGGACACGACGCTGCCGAGGTCGGCGCGGCACGCGCTGGACGGGGCGGGCGGCGACCACCGCGAGGGGCACAACGTGTACGCGCTGGGGATGGCGCGGGCGGGGTGGGAGGGGCTGGTGCGGCTGCGGCCCGCCGAGCGGCCGTTCCTGTTCTCGCGGTCGGGGTGGGCGGGGATGCAGCGGTACGGGGGCACGTGGTCGGGGGACGTGGAGTCCAGCTGGGAGGGGCTGCGGGCGTCGCTGGCGCTGGTGCTGGGGCTCGGGCTGTGCGGGGTGCCGTATTCGGGCCCGGACGTCGGCGGGTTCGGGGGGTCGCCGTCGCCGGAGTTGTACGTGCGGTGGCTGCAGCTGGGTTCCTATCTGCCGCTGTTCCGGACGCACTCGGCGATCTGGGCGGGGCGGCGGGAGCCGTGGGAGTTCGGTCCGGAGGTGGCGGAGCAGGCCCGGGCCGTGATGGCGGAGCGGGAGCGGCTGCGGCCGTACTTCGTGACGCTGGCCCATCTGGCGCGGCGGACGGGAGCCCCGTACGTGCGGCCGGTGTGGTGGGGGACGCCGGAGGAGCGGCGGCTGCGGGACTGCGAGGACGCGTTCCTGCTGGGTGACGCGCTGCTGGTGGCTCCGGTGCTGGAGTGCGGGGCGGACCGGCGGGCGGTGCGGCTGCCGCGGGGGCGCTGGTACGACACGGCGACGGGGGCGGCGTACGAGGGCCCGGGCCAGATCCTGCTGGACGCGCCGCAGGGCCGGATCCCGGTGCTGGCGCGGGCGGGGGCCGTGCTGCCGGTGCGGGCCGCCTCTGGCGACGGGGTGGAGCTGGAGGTCTGGGCTCCGGCGCGGGGGCGCACCGGGGGCGGGGTGGTGATCCGGGACCCTGGGCCGGGCTTCGGGGCGGGCGAGGTCGAGCGGTACACGGTGCGGTGGCTGGGGGACGCGGTCGTGGTGGAGGACGAGGCGGGGAATCCGGTGGAGGGGGTCACCGTACGGGGCCTGTAG
- a CDS encoding Zn-ribbon domain-containing OB-fold protein, with product MARTRTPVVSGWFTEDAPDGGGFRLLGTRCSACTAVFFPREDAYCRNPHCPGGGELAEVPLSPRGRVWSYTDGRYRPPAPYVSDPDAPWEPYTLVAVELEAEAMVVLGQAAPGVGVADLAVGMEVEVVGGVLNEDAGTAGTPGTVWTTWQFRPVGGAE from the coding sequence GTGGCACGCACACGCACACCCGTCGTGAGCGGGTGGTTCACCGAGGACGCACCGGACGGCGGCGGCTTCCGGCTGCTCGGTACCCGGTGCTCGGCCTGTACCGCGGTGTTCTTCCCGCGCGAGGACGCGTACTGCCGCAATCCGCACTGCCCCGGCGGCGGCGAACTCGCCGAGGTGCCGCTGTCCCCGCGGGGCCGGGTCTGGTCCTACACCGACGGGCGCTACCGGCCGCCCGCGCCGTACGTGTCCGACCCGGACGCGCCCTGGGAGCCGTACACGCTGGTCGCGGTGGAGCTGGAGGCCGAGGCGATGGTGGTCCTGGGGCAGGCCGCGCCCGGGGTCGGGGTCGCCGATCTGGCCGTCGGCATGGAGGTCGAGGTGGTCGGGGGCGTGCTGAACGAGGACGCCGGGACCGCCGGGACCCCCGGAACCGTCTGGACCACCTGGCAGTTCCGGCCGGTGGGGGGCGCCGAGTGA
- a CDS encoding ArsR/SmtB family transcription factor — protein sequence MSTAVDDDLWSAIGDPTRRRMIDLLLADGQGTATTLSAHLPVTRQAVTKHLAVLDRVGLVRSTPAGREKRYRVDEAQLARAVAQLNSVGEMWDARLRRVKSLAEAIQRAKNAKAVTPRSDTEK from the coding sequence ATGAGCACCGCCGTCGACGACGACCTCTGGTCCGCGATAGGCGACCCGACCCGGCGCCGGATGATCGACCTCCTGCTGGCCGACGGCCAGGGGACCGCGACCACCCTCAGCGCGCACCTGCCGGTGACCAGGCAGGCCGTGACCAAGCACCTGGCCGTGCTGGACCGGGTCGGGCTGGTCCGGTCGACGCCCGCGGGACGGGAGAAGCGCTACCGGGTGGACGAGGCCCAGCTGGCCCGGGCCGTGGCCCAGCTGAACTCGGTCGGCGAGATGTGGGACGCCCGCCTGCGGCGCGTCAAGAGCCTCGCCGAAGCGATCCAACGGGCCAAGAACGCGAAAGCAGTGACACCGAGAAGCGACACGGAGAAGTGA